One Tubulanus polymorphus chromosome 5, tnTubPoly1.2, whole genome shotgun sequence DNA segment encodes these proteins:
- the LOC141906533 gene encoding tubulin-specific chaperone A-like, with protein MPPVDPRIRQIKIQTGVVTRITKEKKMYEKENVEMDKKVEQLKAEGKDSYVINKQIECAAESKAMVPDCVRRLKDGCDKLKNLLEVEKDLAETEEYKNAQLALESAASEIN; from the exons ATGCCTCCAGTCGATCCTAGAATCAGacaaattaaaattcaaactgGTGTTGTCACCAG GATTACGAAAGAGAAGAAGATGtacgaaaaagaaaatgttgaaatggaTAAAAAAGTTGAACAGTTGAAGGCAGAAGGAAAGGACAGTTACGTCATTAATAAACAA ATAGAATGTGCTGCAGAAAGTAAAGCTATGGTCCCGGATTGTGTGCGTAGACTGAAAGATGGTTGCgataaattgaagaatttaTTG gaAGTTGAAAAAGATTTGGCCGAAACAGAAGAATACAAAAACGCGCAGTTAGCATTAGAATCGGCGGCTTCAGAAATAAATTAG
- the LOC141906508 gene encoding zinc finger protein 474-like, which yields MMRRGRFLVCYICGREFGSKSLDIHEPQCLKKWHIENNQLPKGQRRKPPKKPEILPEIAVGGKGSYDIDRFNEAAYKSAQSQLVPCENCGRTFNPDRLPIHQRSCKPGKPLSPLKTGSSKQNDNNASNHISASYETQRPKTATLSNPKVLKNPTSQPQPVPAPPPGGKGPRFITCTGCGKAFTHASLVIHQKKCLGLSQQTPTTSQQKQPRQGEQRPAAGPITGPTAGPVLQRKSSTELSRKGSYTINKTDQTDTAELIPCQNCARKFLKDRLVVHQRTCKPNPETPPGTASSNGSSRVNGSKPAPKRAQKRPAGPQLVLCYICGQKYTTKSLPIHEPQCLEKWKIENSRLPKEQRRPLPKKPKIIGEGKPMTMEEMNEAAWQSSQSNLAPCPNCGRTFLPDRLIVHQRACKPKPGQDNSNPPRPSAPKPHVNDGPRPNKTAAPPMKPRTVVCYICGREFGTKSISIHEPQCMKKWHLENDNLPREMRRPEPKKPEVIPITGGGKGNYDLDAANAAAWQSSQANLATCGNCGRTFLPDRLIVHQRSCKPKPPKD from the exons ATGATGCGACGCGGTCGGTTCCTCGTTTGTTATATCTGCGGTCGAGAATTCGGCAGTAAATCGTTAGACATTCACGAACCTCAATGTCTGAAAAAATGGCACATCGAAAATAATCAACTACCGAAAGGGCAAAGACGAAAACCGCCGAAAAAACCGGAGATTCTACCGGAGATAGCGGTAGGAGGAAAGGGTTCGTACGACATAGACAGGTTTAACGAGGCCGCGTATAAGAGCGCTCAATCTCAGTTAGTTCCGTGTGAGAATTGTGGACGCACTTTCAACCCGGATCGGTTACCCATTCATCAGAGGAGCTGTAAACCTGGAAAACCGTTATCACCGCTTAAAACCGGTTCATCCAAACAGAATGATAATAACGCTAGTAATCATATCAGTGCTTCATACGAAACACAACGTCCTAAAACTGCAACTTTATCAAACCCGAAAGTTTTAAAGAATCCTACATCTCAGCCACAGCCGGTACCAGCACCGCCCCCTGGTGGTAAAGGTCCTCGGTTTATAACTTGCACCGGATGCGGGAAGGCGTTCACGCACGCTTCATTGGTCATTCATCAGAAAAAGTGTCTCGGATTGTCACAACAGACACCAACGACATCACAGCAAAAACAACCGAGACAGGGTGAACAGAGACCAGCAGCGGGACCAATAACCGGACCAACGGCTGGACCGGTTCTACAGAGAAAATCATCAACTGAACTCAGTAGAAAGGGAAGTTACACGATCAATAAAACAGACCAAACAGATACAGCTGAATTAATACCGTGTCAAAACTGTGCACGAAAATTTCTAAAAGATCGACTCGTCGTTCATCAGAGAACGTGTAAACCTAATCCCGAAACACCACCTGGAACCGCGTCATCTAACGGCTCATCTCGAGTTAACGGCTCCAAACCAGCTCCGAAAAGAGCCCAAAAGCGACCCGCGGGGCCCCAACTCGTGCTGTGTTACATCTGCGGGCAGAAATATACGACCAAATCTCTGCCTATACACGAACCGCAGTGCTtagaaaaatggaaaatagagAACAGTCGACTACCGAAAGAGCAAAGACGCCCCCTACCTAAAAAACCGAAAATCATCGGAGAGGGTAAACCTATGACTAT GGAAGAAATGAATGAAGCTGCCTGGCAATCGTCGCAATCAAATCTAGCACCGTGTCCTAACTGCGGTCGAACGTTTCTACCGGACAGACTGATCGTTCATCAGAGAGCTTGTAAACCTAAACCGGGACAAGATAATTCGAATCCTCCGAGACCTAGCGCTCCAAAACCACACGTT aATGACGGCCCTCGACCTAATAAGACAGCGGCGCCACCTATGAAACCGCGGACAGTTGTATGTTATATTTGCGGGCGAGAGTTCGGTACGAAATCTATATCGATTCACGAACCGCagtgtatgaaaaaatggcaccTCGAAAACGACAATTTGCCTCGAGAAATGAGACGACCCGAACCGAAAAAACCAGAAGTTATTCCTATCACAG GTGGAGGAAAAGGAAATTATGATTTAGATGCGGCTAATGCAGCGGCGTGGCAATCATCACAGGCTAATCTAGCAACGTGCGGGAACTGTGGACGTACATTCCTACCAGACAGACTGATAGTACATCAACGTAGCTGTAAACCTAAACCACCTAAAGATTAA
- the LOC141906500 gene encoding coiled-coil domain-containing protein 87-like isoform X2 — MASIKSRNSTDVATSISSTAKHGDMYKMTQLSFGANDIQQRYEDILGPLTLFAPYAHEDVDINVLEEDAIKLQRPETPTDDDIVKPPKTFNQLSKFIRRRIAPDSEIQHMTLEDQQDLGSVILGELNGIWPDIRDQVNDPFLSNAENVELQRKTAVHIVTVCETLMKHYVQKVQILNSKGIFTGPANMSRLKVQLALDANKYLNVQMIRRFLLEEMREKPDEEQDETIEERPASKSTLTTSYNTLLLSSRHQKSKRRGRKQRSIEDEIKEINKHIPDHLATDKLWPIMNDLMDKKWKPNSISSSKTSSFRAESSRKSDELSPTCDTNIKRSNSLPHIQVGENLLEELEMEPPTPRPPSAHLVKLPEKTHIKKKQEDKNKPLTAVDKAADLHNLLRKPPNTATNSTTVAAGAVTDADADDEDMPPLLQAITQSSKHDGRKEKLRKQIKELELKEEKEKAKENIPLREPIYPQPATVALKPDKKNEVRISDVRVSERVCLSSMTVYKYSTVYNDLLGEIDAVTIKEMDKNLFMGDEIREVYSEIMKTVPADHLSLEHDDLIEPTAQSVDLHSIMMPSALVNRSKENVVNTSIQKHTSPPWGQQTILQWAKMPGTVGNQDDAAFNPLQTNRDLTDKPVELPSKIMSIEEYKEKLSDAPRMVQERLSRNYASWLTWWKNNIDSDDYMKYLAAQDTDYLGYIFHFYESDDDDEDDGHRSGPSRKSKKSASSAASGKLSREQQEILNEMKSEKSKFTPGLWNPNSILMGGLGKDPELPESVRDLMKSPLTDDSLKTKSGMSIIKKVSKTSQEDVSTRTSGSVNEMRPMTRTSKTSRTTLQTRTSTATAIQDMQESVLTPQDRLEKVWATLHIPDNMKLDMAIKYSSDNYIEKLEAAIDAWEKATALIEQREKIITRLENFERFASDPTRFFERGYRGSSVARLEEARQRSAFYSKLEEVEHAVRIAVTYVFREYQDVITYQGRPYLDKMQWDRTEMLHWLQEERKQNLLEKHSIVNNLPLNITHLEPLQT, encoded by the exons ATGGCTTCAATAAAGAGTCGAAATTCTACAGATGTGGCTACATCGATTAGTTCTACAGCTAAGCATGGTGATATGTATAAGATGACACAACTGTCATTTGGAGCA AATGATATACAGCAAAGGTATGAAGATATTTTAGGACCCTTGACACTTTTTGCTCCGTACGCACATGAAGATG TGGATATTAATGTTCTTGAAGAAGATGCAATAAAGTTGCAGCGACCTGAGACTCCAACCGAT gATGATATCGTTAAACCTCCTAAAACGTTCAACCAGTTGTCGAAATTTATTCGTAGAAGAATCGCACCAGATTCTGAAATACAACATATGACACTTGAAGATCAACAAGATCTA GGTAGTGTGATATTGGGTGAATTGAATGGTATTTGGCCAGATATCAGGGACCAAGTCAATGATCCATTTCTA TCAAATGCTGAGAATGTTGAACTTCAAAGAAAAACAGCTGTACACATTGTAACAGTGTGTGAAACACTGATGAAACATTACGTGCAAAAAGTGCAGA TTTTGAACAGCAAAGGTATTTTTACTGGTCCCGCAAACATGAGTCGCCTGAAAGTGCAATTAGCCCTGGATGCAAACAAATA TTTGAATGTTCAGATGATCAGACGATTCCTGTTGGAGGAAATGCGCGAAAAACCGGATGAAGAACAAGATGAAACAATCGAAGAAAGACCTGCGTCGAAATCAACATTAACTACATCTTACAATACTCTA TTGCTGAGCAGCAGACATCAAAAATCTAAACGTCGCGGTAGAAAACAGAGATCTATCGAGGATGAAATCAAAGAG ataaataaACACATTCCTGATCATTTAGCGACTGATAAATTATGGCCAATCATGAACGATCTGATGGATAAGAAATGGAAGCCTAATTCTATTT CTTCTTCAAAAACCTCTTCATTTCGAGCGGAATCGAGCAGAAAGAG TGATGAACTATCACCGACATGTGACACCAATATAAAA AGATCAAATTCACTTCCTCATATTCAAGTTGGGGAGAATCTGTTGGAAGAGTTGGAGATGGAGCCGCCCACTCCACGAcctccttcagctcacttagTTAAATTACCTGAGAAAACTCATATCAAAAAG AAACAAGAAGATAAAAACAAACCACTGACTGCAGTTGACAAGGCGGCTGACTTACATAATCTGTTGAGGAAACCTCCAAACACAGCTACCAATTCTACCACTGTCGCTGCAGGTGCGGTTACTGATGCAGATGCAGATGATGAAGACATGCCTCCGCTGTTGCAGGCGATTACACAAAGTTCCAAacacgacggacgaaaagaaAAACTTCGTAAACAAATTAAagaattagaattgaaagaagaaaaagagaAAGCGAAAGAAAA CATACCTTTACGAGAACCAATATATCCACAACCAGCTACAGTCGCTCTTAAACCGGATAAAAAG AATGAAGTTCGTATATCTGATGTCAGAGTATCTGAACGTGTTTGTTTATCGTCGATGACCGTTTACAAATACAGCACCGTTTATAACGATCTTCTCGGAGAAATCGACGCCGTAACCATTAAAGAAATGGATAAAAATCTATTCATGGGCGACGAAATTAGAGAAGTTTATTCGGAAATTATGAAAACGGTTCCGGCCGATCATTTATCATTAGAACAC GATGATTTGATAGAACCGACTGCTCAATCAGTTGATTTACATTCTATAATGATGCCGTCTGCTCTGGTGAATCGGTCTAAAGAGAATGTAGTGAATACTAGTATACAGAAACACACCAGTCCACCATGGGGTCAACAGACTATATTACAATGGGCAAAAAT gcCTGGTACTGTAGGAAATCAGGATGATGCAGCTTTCAATCCTCTT CAAACAAATCGAGATTTGACTGATAAACCAGTTGAATTACCGAGTAAAATCATGAGTATCGAGGAATATAAAGAAAAACTATCGGATGCACCGAGGATGGTTCAGGAGCGTCTGTCGAGAAACTACGCATCGTGGTTAACATGGTGGAAAAACAACATCGATTCTGAtgattatatgaaatatctggCAGCACAG GATACGGATTATTTAGgatacatatttcatttctacgaaagcgatgatgatgacgaagATGACGGACATCGTTCTGGTCCATCGCGTAAATCGAAAAAATCAGCATCCTCTGCAGCATCGGGAAAATTATCCAG GGAACAACAAGAAattctgaatgaaatgaaatccgAAAAAAGTAAATTCACACCCGGATTGTGGAATCCTAATTCCATTCTGATGGGAGGACTCGGTAAAGACCCCGAATTACCTG AAAGCGTTCGAGATTTGATGAAAAGTCCGTTGACTGACGACTCACTGAAAACTAAATCTGGAATGTCGATTATAAAAAAAGTGTCAAAAACATCTCAAGAAGATGTCAGTACGCGGACTAGTGGAAG TGTAAATGAAATGAGGCCAATGACAAGAACTTCAAAAACATCAAGAACAACCTTACAAACCAGAACCAGCACAGCAACTGCAATACAG GATATGCAAGAATCTGTATTAACGCCACAGGATCGATTAGAGAAAGTTTGGGCCACGTTGCACATTCCTGATAATATGAAATTAGACATGGCCATCAAATACAGCTCCGATAATTACATCGAAAAACTTGAAGCC GCAATCGATGCCTGGGAGAAAGCGACAGCTTTAATCGAACAGAGGGAAAAAATAATCACTCGATTGGAAAACTTTGAACGATTCGCTTCGGATCCAACTCGATTTTTTGAACGTG GTTATCGAGGGTCTTCAGTGGCGAGACTCGAGGAAGCCAGACAACGCAGTGCTTTCTATTCT AAATTGGAAGAGGTTGAACACGCGGTTAGAATCGCTGTAACTTATGTATTTAGAGAGTACCAAGACGTTATTACGTATCAG gGTCGACCTTATTTGGATAAGATGCAGTGGGATAGAACTGAAATGTTGCACTGGTTGCAGGAGGAACGAAAACAAAACCTGTTAGAAAAACATTCGATAGTCAATAATTTACCGTTGAATATTACACATTTAGAACCTTTACAAACTTAA
- the LOC141906500 gene encoding coiled-coil domain-containing protein 87-like isoform X1 has product MASIKSRNSTDVATSISSTAKHGDMYKMTQLSFGANDIQQRYEDILGPLTLFAPYAHEDVDINVLEEDAIKLQRPETPTDDDIVKPPKTFNQLSKFIRRRIAPDSEIQHMTLEDQQDLGSVILGELNGIWPDIRDQVNDPFLSNAENVELQRKTAVHIVTVCETLMKHYVQKVQILNSKGIFTGPANMSRLKVQLALDANKYLNVQMIRRFLLEEMREKPDEEQDETIEERPASKSTLTTSYNTLLLSSRHQKSKRRGRKQRSIEDEIKEINKHIPDHLATDKLWPIMNDLMDKKWKPNSISSSKTSSFRAESSRKSDELSPTCDTNIKRSNSLPHIQVGENLLEELEMEPPTPRPPSAHLVKLPEKTHIKKKQEDKNKPLTAVDKAADLHNLLRKPPNTATNSTTVAAGAVTDADADDEDMPPLLQAITQSSKHDGRKEKLRKQIKELELKEEKEKAKENIPLREPIYPQPATVALKPDKKNEVRISDVRVSERVCLSSMTVYKYSTVYNDLLGEIDAVTIKEMDKNLFMGDEIREVYSEIMKTVPADHLSLEHDDLIEPTAQSVDLHSIMMPSALVNRSKENVVNTSIQKHTSPPWGQQTILQWAKMPGTVGNQDDAAFNPLQTNRDLTDKPVELPSKIMSIEEYKEKLSDAPRMVQERLSRNYASWLTWWKNNIDSDDYMKYLAAQDTDYLGYIFHFYESDDDDEDDGHRSGPSRKSKKSASSAASGKLSRSRKSSGHKSSAAQKSNLSKPREPSRLSSALTENKAPSPTAPPEFDFSIFEIENEGGTKKKKRPEIPKIITKSDLDSCFKSVLGKRKFKRFNRYFGMNDGEVPRTVLGKGGVLVIDDLSLKPEQQEILNEMKSEKSKFTPGLWNPNSILMGGLGKDPELPESVRDLMKSPLTDDSLKTKSGMSIIKKVSKTSQEDVSTRTSGSVNEMRPMTRTSKTSRTTLQTRTSTATAIQDMQESVLTPQDRLEKVWATLHIPDNMKLDMAIKYSSDNYIEKLEAAIDAWEKATALIEQREKIITRLENFERFASDPTRFFERGYRGSSVARLEEARQRSAFYSKLEEVEHAVRIAVTYVFREYQDVITYQGRPYLDKMQWDRTEMLHWLQEERKQNLLEKHSIVNNLPLNITHLEPLQT; this is encoded by the exons ATGGCTTCAATAAAGAGTCGAAATTCTACAGATGTGGCTACATCGATTAGTTCTACAGCTAAGCATGGTGATATGTATAAGATGACACAACTGTCATTTGGAGCA AATGATATACAGCAAAGGTATGAAGATATTTTAGGACCCTTGACACTTTTTGCTCCGTACGCACATGAAGATG TGGATATTAATGTTCTTGAAGAAGATGCAATAAAGTTGCAGCGACCTGAGACTCCAACCGAT gATGATATCGTTAAACCTCCTAAAACGTTCAACCAGTTGTCGAAATTTATTCGTAGAAGAATCGCACCAGATTCTGAAATACAACATATGACACTTGAAGATCAACAAGATCTA GGTAGTGTGATATTGGGTGAATTGAATGGTATTTGGCCAGATATCAGGGACCAAGTCAATGATCCATTTCTA TCAAATGCTGAGAATGTTGAACTTCAAAGAAAAACAGCTGTACACATTGTAACAGTGTGTGAAACACTGATGAAACATTACGTGCAAAAAGTGCAGA TTTTGAACAGCAAAGGTATTTTTACTGGTCCCGCAAACATGAGTCGCCTGAAAGTGCAATTAGCCCTGGATGCAAACAAATA TTTGAATGTTCAGATGATCAGACGATTCCTGTTGGAGGAAATGCGCGAAAAACCGGATGAAGAACAAGATGAAACAATCGAAGAAAGACCTGCGTCGAAATCAACATTAACTACATCTTACAATACTCTA TTGCTGAGCAGCAGACATCAAAAATCTAAACGTCGCGGTAGAAAACAGAGATCTATCGAGGATGAAATCAAAGAG ataaataaACACATTCCTGATCATTTAGCGACTGATAAATTATGGCCAATCATGAACGATCTGATGGATAAGAAATGGAAGCCTAATTCTATTT CTTCTTCAAAAACCTCTTCATTTCGAGCGGAATCGAGCAGAAAGAG TGATGAACTATCACCGACATGTGACACCAATATAAAA AGATCAAATTCACTTCCTCATATTCAAGTTGGGGAGAATCTGTTGGAAGAGTTGGAGATGGAGCCGCCCACTCCACGAcctccttcagctcacttagTTAAATTACCTGAGAAAACTCATATCAAAAAG AAACAAGAAGATAAAAACAAACCACTGACTGCAGTTGACAAGGCGGCTGACTTACATAATCTGTTGAGGAAACCTCCAAACACAGCTACCAATTCTACCACTGTCGCTGCAGGTGCGGTTACTGATGCAGATGCAGATGATGAAGACATGCCTCCGCTGTTGCAGGCGATTACACAAAGTTCCAAacacgacggacgaaaagaaAAACTTCGTAAACAAATTAAagaattagaattgaaagaagaaaaagagaAAGCGAAAGAAAA CATACCTTTACGAGAACCAATATATCCACAACCAGCTACAGTCGCTCTTAAACCGGATAAAAAG AATGAAGTTCGTATATCTGATGTCAGAGTATCTGAACGTGTTTGTTTATCGTCGATGACCGTTTACAAATACAGCACCGTTTATAACGATCTTCTCGGAGAAATCGACGCCGTAACCATTAAAGAAATGGATAAAAATCTATTCATGGGCGACGAAATTAGAGAAGTTTATTCGGAAATTATGAAAACGGTTCCGGCCGATCATTTATCATTAGAACAC GATGATTTGATAGAACCGACTGCTCAATCAGTTGATTTACATTCTATAATGATGCCGTCTGCTCTGGTGAATCGGTCTAAAGAGAATGTAGTGAATACTAGTATACAGAAACACACCAGTCCACCATGGGGTCAACAGACTATATTACAATGGGCAAAAAT gcCTGGTACTGTAGGAAATCAGGATGATGCAGCTTTCAATCCTCTT CAAACAAATCGAGATTTGACTGATAAACCAGTTGAATTACCGAGTAAAATCATGAGTATCGAGGAATATAAAGAAAAACTATCGGATGCACCGAGGATGGTTCAGGAGCGTCTGTCGAGAAACTACGCATCGTGGTTAACATGGTGGAAAAACAACATCGATTCTGAtgattatatgaaatatctggCAGCACAG GATACGGATTATTTAGgatacatatttcatttctacgaaagcgatgatgatgacgaagATGACGGACATCGTTCTGGTCCATCGCGTAAATCGAAAAAATCAGCATCCTCTGCAGCATCGGGAAAATTATCCAG aTCTCGGAAATCGAGTGGTCACAAGTCTTCTGCTGCTCAGAAGAGTAATTTAAGCAAACCGCGAGAACCTTCACGTTTGTCAAGCGCCCTAACCGAAAACAAAGCTCCATCTCCTACTGCCCCACCTGAATTTGATTTCTCAATATTTGAGATCGAAAATGAAGGAGGtactaaaaagaaaaaacgtcCAGAAATTCCTAAAATTATCACGAAATCAGATCTCGATTCTTGTTTCAAAAGTGTGTTGGGTAAACGTAAATTCAAGAGATTTAATCGTTATTTCGGTATGAATGATGGGGAGGTTCCTCGGACTGTGCTTGGCAAAGGTGGCGTTCTggtaattgatgatttaagtCTGAAGCC GGAACAACAAGAAattctgaatgaaatgaaatccgAAAAAAGTAAATTCACACCCGGATTGTGGAATCCTAATTCCATTCTGATGGGAGGACTCGGTAAAGACCCCGAATTACCTG AAAGCGTTCGAGATTTGATGAAAAGTCCGTTGACTGACGACTCACTGAAAACTAAATCTGGAATGTCGATTATAAAAAAAGTGTCAAAAACATCTCAAGAAGATGTCAGTACGCGGACTAGTGGAAG TGTAAATGAAATGAGGCCAATGACAAGAACTTCAAAAACATCAAGAACAACCTTACAAACCAGAACCAGCACAGCAACTGCAATACAG GATATGCAAGAATCTGTATTAACGCCACAGGATCGATTAGAGAAAGTTTGGGCCACGTTGCACATTCCTGATAATATGAAATTAGACATGGCCATCAAATACAGCTCCGATAATTACATCGAAAAACTTGAAGCC GCAATCGATGCCTGGGAGAAAGCGACAGCTTTAATCGAACAGAGGGAAAAAATAATCACTCGATTGGAAAACTTTGAACGATTCGCTTCGGATCCAACTCGATTTTTTGAACGTG GTTATCGAGGGTCTTCAGTGGCGAGACTCGAGGAAGCCAGACAACGCAGTGCTTTCTATTCT AAATTGGAAGAGGTTGAACACGCGGTTAGAATCGCTGTAACTTATGTATTTAGAGAGTACCAAGACGTTATTACGTATCAG gGTCGACCTTATTTGGATAAGATGCAGTGGGATAGAACTGAAATGTTGCACTGGTTGCAGGAGGAACGAAAACAAAACCTGTTAGAAAAACATTCGATAGTCAATAATTTACCGTTGAATATTACACATTTAGAACCTTTACAAACTTAA
- the LOC141906531 gene encoding pre-rRNA-processing protein TSR2 homolog, with product MAFQERSAFYVAVESVFKGWTALQLAVANGFGGVHSQEKALWMIEAVEQWFSENSDIYADELEEFLADVMNTEFDTVTEDGSLSEIAQKICGFYQLYKTGRNEEIFNKIQTCPQASIAQSLISKDDNEDDQLEAESIDEDVPMETNDTCTNPSQNGQQQQPAPSEDDEWTTVPSRRNRKK from the exons ATGGCATTTCAGGAAAGAAGTGCATTTTATGTAGCGGTTGAAAGTGTATTTAAAGGCTGGACCGCTCTTCAG TTAGCTGTTGCGAATGGATTTGGTGGAGTTCACAGTCAAGAAAAGGCGTTATGGATGATAGAAGCTGTGGAACAATGGTTCTCAGAAAATT CTGATATTTATGCTGATGAATTAGAGGAATTTTTAGCTGATGTGATGAACACTGAATTCGATACTGTTACTGAAGATGGAAGTTTATCTGAG ataGCTCAGAAGATCTGTGGTTTCTATCAGTTATATAAAACTGGtcgaaatgaagaaatattcaataagATACAAACATGTCCACAGGCATCGATAGCGCAGAGTTTAATTAGTAAAGACGATAATGAAGATGATCAATTAGAG GCTGAATCAATAGATGAAGATGTACCTATGGAAACCAATGATACATGTACAAATCCTAGTCAAAATggtcaacaacaacaacctgCTCCAA gtgaagatgatgaatggACGACTGTGCCATCCAggcgaaatagaaaaaaataa
- the LOC141905305 gene encoding uncharacterized protein LOC141905305: protein MDTGKVTALIAWINSLKAGDENIRKLEELKDGKLLLNILKLANKDGKPLPDCSTAMDRFCRVEEFLEAYYMTTIVSKVNFEEIMEKGCEFEIGKCVMLLLGAAIQYHNSESFMTAAMSIPVEYHYEIKEMMEPLLMKDQDNNAPVIPKYFGTILKTRLSKSDVDSCVTLSTVATPKKKKSKSFL from the exons atggatACTGGAAAAGTGACTGCCTTGATTGCTTGG ATAAATTCTCTGAAGGCTGGGGATGAAAACATCAGAAAGTTAGAAGAGCTTAAGGATGGAAAATTGCTTCTGAACATTTTAAAACTAGC AAATAAAGATGGGAAACCACTGCCTGATTGTTCGACGGCAATGGACAGGTTTTGTCGCGTAGAGGAATTTTTAGAAG ctTATTACATGACGACGATTGTGAGCAAGGTGAATTTCGAGGAAATAATGGAAAAAGGATGTGAATTTGAAATCGGGAAATGTGTCATGTTATTACTGGGAGCGGCGATTCAGTATCACAACAGCGAATCATTTATGACTGCAGCAATGTCAATACCGGTCGAATATCACTACGAGATTAAAGAAATGATGGAACCGTTATTGATGAAAGATCAGGACAACAATGCTCCGGTTATACCTAAATATTTCGGCACGATACTTAAAACGAGATTAAGTAAGTCAGATGTCGATAGTTGTGTTACATTGTCAACTGTGGCCACTCCTAAAAAGAAGAAAAGTAAGAGTTTTCTGTGA